Proteins co-encoded in one Epinephelus moara isolate mb chromosome 11, YSFRI_EMoa_1.0, whole genome shotgun sequence genomic window:
- the eif1axb gene encoding eukaryotic translation initiation factor 1A X-linked b gives MPKNKGKGGKNRRRGKNENESEKRELVFKEDGQEYAQVIKMLGNGRLEAMCFDGTKRLCHIRGKLRKKVWINTSDIILVGLRDYQDNKADVILKYNADEARSLKAYGELPEHAKINETDTFGPGDDDEIQFDDIGDDDEDIDDI, from the exons GTAAAGGAGGAAAGAATCGGCGACGTGGAAAGAATGAGAATGAGTCTGAGAAGAGAGAGTTGGTGTTCAAAGAGGACGGACAGG AATATGCTCAGGTGATCAAAATGCTGGGGAATGGACGTCTGGAGGCCATGTGCTTTGATGGAACTAAGCGGCTTTGCCACATCAGAGGAAAACTCCGGAAAAAG GTTTGGATTAACACGTCAGACATCATCTTGGTCGGACTGAGAGATTACCAG GACAACAAAGCTGATGTCATCCTCAAGTACAATGCAGATGAGGCTCGGAGTTTGAAAGCGTACGGAGAGCTGCCAGAGCACG CCAAAATCAACGAGACAGACACCTTCGGGCCTGGAGACGATGATGAGATCCAGTTCGATGACATTGGCGACGATGATGAGGACATTGACGAT aTCTAA